From Hoeflea sp. 108:
CACGATGCAGGCGCGGCTGCGCGAATATGTCGAGGACCGCGAGCTGCTTGCCGCGGCCCTTGCCCACGACCTCAGGACCCCGCTGACGCGCATCCGCCTGCGCCTGGAACTGTTGCGCAAATCCCCGTTGCGCGCAGCCCTCATGCAGAACCTGGCCGACATCGAGGCGATCTCGTCGTCCGTGCTCGACTTCGCCACTTATGAGGCAAGAGGCGAGGCCCCGGAGCGCATCGACTTCTGGTCGCTCGTCGATTCCATCGCGGACGCCAACCCCAACGTCACCTTCGACGGGGCCCGCAAGCATGCACGCGGCCTGATCTGCATGGGCGAGACAATCGCGCTGCGCCGATGCATTACCAACCTGGTCGAGAATGCCGTCAAATACGGCGGCAAGGCGCGGCTGTCGCTATCGCATGACGAAAGCCGGGTGCTGCTCGCCATCGACGACGACGGCCCCGGTATCCCCGAGGCGCAGCTGGAAACGATGTTCCGGCCGTTTACCCGCATCGAAGGGTCGCGCAACCGCCAGACCGGCGGCTTCGGCCTGGGCCTGACGATCGCCCGCAACATCGCCCGTCGCTTCGGCGGCGAGGTGACGCTGCGCAACAGGCCCGGCGGCGGATTGAGGGCGGAGCTGGCCATGCCCATGGCCAGCGGTGCACAGGCACGCGCCGCCGAGTAGGATCATTTCAGGAAAGGTTTGACGCAACTTTCCGCGAGGAATTTGCGCTGGACCAAAAGACGAAGCGTGGCGCGAAAACGCGCCGGTCTCAGTTGCCGCTGTTGCGCTGGTTGCGCCCGCGCAGCCAGAACACGCCGAAGAAGGCGATGACGAACAGCACCGCGATGGCGCCAGCGGCAATGGTCGAATAGTTGCCAACCGCCAGCATGACCTTGGGCATGAAGAAGGCGGCGAGGCCAAAGACGATCATGATCCAGGCTGCTGCCACGGCGGCATTGCGGGTCTTGGTGTCCATCGGCTGTGCCTCGGCTGTGGTGCTGCGGACGATCCGCTGAGGTCCGCTTCATAGCGCCCAATGTCAGGCCCGCCAACAGCAGACGGCGGGCCTGTTGTCGCACAGGGCCTGGGCTCAGGCTCCGAAATCGGCGCGATAATCTTCGAGCCGGCGTTTCTGCTGGCCTGCCGCATCGAAGTTGGCGGGATCGAGCCAAGCTTCATAGGCCTGCTTGAGTGCCGGCCACTCCGTGTCGATGATCGAATACCAGGCGGTGTCGCGGTTCTCGCCCTTGGCAACCATATGCTGACGGAAAATGCCTTCGAATTTGAAGCCGAAACGCTCGGCGGCACGCTTGGAAGGCTCGTTGCGGTTGTTGCACTTCCATTCGTAGCGTCGATAGCCGAGGTCGAAGATGTAACGGGCGAACAGGAACTGCGCTTCGGTCGCAGCGGGTTTTCGCGCGACGATGTCGCTCCAGTAGATGTTGCCGATCTCGATGGCGCCATGAGCCGGATCGATGCGCATCAGTGTCTGGCGGCCGGCCATCTTGCCGCTCGCCTTGTCGATGACGACGAAGAACAGCGGGTCTTCGCTTGCCGCCGACTTGTCGAGCCAGGGCTGGAAATCGGCCCGCGTGCCGGGTTTCGTGTCGAACAGCCAGCGGAAGCGGCCCTCTGCGTCCTCGGCCGTCGCCATCTCGAACAGCCGTTCGCCGTGCTTTGCCGCATCCAGCGGCTCCAGCCGGACATAGCGGCCATCAAGGGCAACGCGCTCGGGGCGCGGCCGTGGCTTCCAATCCTCAAGGTTCCCGGACAAGAATTCCTCCAATGTGTTTGACATCTCGGGCCTCACTCTCGCAAGAATCCAAAGACATCGACAGAACCAGACGGATGCCCGCAATGCTCCAAACGATTGCCGCCTTCGACCGCCTCGGCGAAGAGAACGCCTTCGCCGTACTCGCGCGTGCGACGGCCCTTGCCCATCAGGGCCGCGACATCGTCAATCTCGGCATTGGCCAGCCCGACTTCCGCACGCCCGAGCACATCGTCGAGGCGGCGATCAAGGCGCTGCGCGATGGTCACCATGGCTACACACCTGCCAACGGCCTGCTGGTGACGCGCGAAGCCGTCGTGCGGCGAACGCTGGCCACCACTGGCGTCGAGGTGTCGCCCGAAAGCGTCATGATCATGCCCGGCGGCAAGCCGACCATGTTCGCCGCCATCCTGATGTTCGGCGAACCAGGCACCGAAATCCTCTATCCCGATCCGGGCTTCCCCATCTACCGGTCGATGATCGAGTTCACCGGGGCAACGCCGGTGCCGGTGCCGATGCGCGAGGCCAATGGTTTTGCTTTCTCGGCCGAGGAAACGCTGTCGCTGATCACACCCAGGACGCGGCTTCTGATCCTCAATTCACCCGCCAATCCGACCGGCGGCGTAACCCCGCGCCAGGAGATCGAAAAGCTGGCCAGGGGACTGGAAGCCCACCCTCACGTCGCGATCATGT
This genomic window contains:
- a CDS encoding GNAT family protein, translated to MSGNLEDWKPRPRPERVALDGRYVRLEPLDAAKHGERLFEMATAEDAEGRFRWLFDTKPGTRADFQPWLDKSAASEDPLFFVVIDKASGKMAGRQTLMRIDPAHGAIEIGNIYWSDIVARKPAATEAQFLFARYIFDLGYRRYEWKCNNRNEPSKRAAERFGFKFEGIFRQHMVAKGENRDTAWYSIIDTEWPALKQAYEAWLDPANFDAAGQQKRRLEDYRADFGA
- a CDS encoding pyridoxal phosphate-dependent aminotransferase, which produces MLQTIAAFDRLGEENAFAVLARATALAHQGRDIVNLGIGQPDFRTPEHIVEAAIKALRDGHHGYTPANGLLVTREAVVRRTLATTGVEVSPESVMIMPGGKPTMFAAILMFGEPGTEILYPDPGFPIYRSMIEFTGATPVPVPMREANGFAFSAEETLSLITPRTRLLILNSPANPTGGVTPRQEIEKLARGLEAHPHVAIMSDEIYDVMTYDGERHTSLLAFPEIRDRLIVLNGWSKTWAMTGWRMGWSIWPNGPESGRLYDKVRKLAVNCWSCVNAPSQYAGIAAIDGPQDDVGAMMRAFDARRKIVVAGLNAIDGISCITPKGAFYAFPNIERTGWQAKELASALLEEAGVALIGGPDFGILGEGYIRLSYANSEENILRALERIEAFLAR